A segment of the Lolium perenne isolate Kyuss_39 chromosome 3, Kyuss_2.0, whole genome shotgun sequence genome:
GAAGACGAGGAGCCCAGGGTGTGTCTACTCGCACCATCCGTCTTTGATTGCCGGGCGCTGCTGGCCTGTCAGCGGCGGCAGCTGGGGGGCACTGGGGAGGTGGTTTCCTAGGGTTTTGGTCGCCTCTGGGGAGCGATCAGGAGGAGCAGGTTTTATGTCAATTATTCAGCTATCTCACATCATGTGCTTCAAGACTATTCATTCATGAACTAATATTCCACATGTTTAAATGGCAGAACTACGAAAAAGATCCCGTCTTTTTTGTGGCGAAAATTCCGctcatctattaataatcatcaataatAGTACAAACAAAACCAAAAGTAATAAAAGGTACAAGTAGAACTTTTGACCACCTAGCGACAATTAAAAAACAGTAACCCAAGCCGAAGGCGCGCCGTCGTTCTCGCCCCTCCATCATCGGAGCCAGGCAAAGCTTGTGGTAGTAGAGCTTGTTATAGTAGCAAACGGAAAGTCGTCTTGCTAACTCTCCAAAGGATCAGCGCACTAGGGCAGCAACCGTCACTGTAGATGACAATCGTATATCGGAAGAGAATGATCTGAAACCACTTCAACAAACACGAAAACCGACCAGATCCTAGGAGGTTTGCCGAGCACACGACTCCATGCGCCCTCAATTGATGCTAGACACATCACCGAAGCAAAGATAGAGCGGGAAGGACCTTATTCTAACTtagccgccgcctcaccatccGAAGAAGACGCTGAAAATAACCCAACAAAGAACGAAAACCCGGCGAGAGGCAGTGGTCggccacacctccaaggccccaaggccACCGGGGGCGGAGCGGACCGGCGCCGTCCCGTTCTTACATTTGCTGGTGTATTCAATTTATAATTTCTGTGAAGTTGCTAATTTGGATGAGTAGTAAAAAAACCAAATTTATTAGGAATATTTCATATTCCTCTATTCAGGGCCATTGCAAATATGCTCGCTCCATTTAAGCATTAACCATCGTGGAGTTTACTTCAAGATGCAAATAATTAAACTATCGGCACTATGTACCGCAGTAAACTATCACCAACTGTGTAAGACTTTTATGCATCTTGCCAGGCACTCCGCTGAGACAGCGAACGGAGAAGAAGGCCCAATTTTTTATCGCCCGTATTGTTGGTGTTCCAGTTTAATAAGGTGGGGTGTTTTTGATTTTCatcgaaaaaggaaaaaaaaagtgtGTGATTTGAACGCAGTCTGCTGCTTCACTAATCTTTGATGAACCGTGACCAGTCCGAGTAAGATGACCACGGAAACATGCCAACCGCAACGGAACGTTTTGGCGCTGCAGCTATCGGTAAATTCAGATGCAAGAGCGGAGGAGCCACGGCATGAAAGCTACGGAGTAGCTGCTAAAATGCATCCGTGACTCTACGACGCTGGGATGCTTCATCAAGCCACTATAAAAACCCAGACGTACGCAGTAGCCATATCACAACTCAAATACAGAGGCACAGAGCACACCTTAGTGGCTGGGTATTATTTCTCAAGTGAGCATCTGGCAGCTAGGCTCGCTCCGACAGTCCGACTCATCGCAAGCCCAGACATGGCAAGCCGAGCTCTTACTCCCTTTCAGCTCATCACATTATTCTTTTTGGCGCTCCTTGCGACGTGCCACGCAGGCAGCATCGCCATCTACTGGGGCCAGAATGACGGCGAGGCTTCGCTTGCCGAAACATGCGCATCAGGGAACTATGAGTTCGTCATTCTGGCGTTCCTTCCCAAGTTCGGCAAAGGCCAGACACCACAGCTAGACCTTGCAAGCCATTGCGATCCTTCCTCTGGCGGATGCAAAAGCCAAAGCAAGGACATCAGCTCGTGCCAGAGCCGTGGCGTGAAAGTTCTCCTTTCCATCGGCGGTGCCGATGGAAACTATGGCCTCACGTCTCCCGGTGATGCCAGTCAGGTTGCCATGTATCTGTGGAACAACTTCTTGGGCGGCACTTCCTCCTCCCGCCCTCTCGGCGCCGCTGTACTCGATGGCATCGACTTCGACATCGAGCTCGGCGGTGCTAAGTTCTGGAACAACCTCGCCacagacctcaagaaattggggaacaatggcgggaagacagtgtTGTTGAGCGCGGCACCGCAGTGCCCTTTCCCAGATGAGTGGGATGGCGGCGCAATCAGCACAGGGTTGTTCGATTATGTGTGGGTGCAGTTCTATAACAATCAGGAGTGTCAGTTCGACGCAGGGCGCGCTGCGTTCATGGATGCGTGGAATAAGTGGGTCTCGGTGCCGGCAGGTAAGATCTTTCTGGGACTGCCAGCTTCCAGCTCAAAGGATGCGGCAGGCACGGGATTCATTCCTGCCAATGAGCTCACATCTCGTGTGTTACCGCTCATCAAGGGCTC
Coding sequences within it:
- the LOC127338682 gene encoding acidic endochitinase SE2-like, coding for MASRALTPFQLITLFFLALLATCHAGSIAIYWGQNDGEASLAETCASGNYEFVILAFLPKFGKGQTPQLDLASHCDPSSGGCKSQSKDISSCQSRGVKVLLSIGGADGNYGLTSPGDASQVAMYLWNNFLGGTSSSRPLGAAVLDGIDFDIELGGAKFWNNLATDLKKLGNNGGKTVLLSAAPQCPFPDEWDGGAISTGLFDYVWVQFYNNQECQFDAGRAAFMDAWNKWVSVPAGKIFLGLPASSSKDAAGTGFIPANELTSRVLPLIKGSTKYGGVMLWSKYYDDQSGYSSSIKSYV